Proteins found in one Fusarium oxysporum Fo47 chromosome V, complete sequence genomic segment:
- a CDS encoding uncharacterized protein (proteolipid membrane potential modulator), translated as MPFTASDICKILLAIILPPVGVFLERGCGADFFINILLTILGYIPGIIHALYIILKY; from the exons ATGCCTTTCACTGCTAG CGACATCTGCAAGATCCTCCTTGCCATCATCCTCCCTCCCGTGGGTGTCTTCCTCGAGCGTGGCTGCGGTGccgacttcttcatcaacatcctccttACCATCTTGG GTTACATCCCCGGTATCATCCACGCTCTGTACATCATTCTGAAGTACTAA